The segment GGCGTTCCGGTTCTCGCCGAACCAGTAGTAGTACGAGCCGGCCTTGACGACTCCGCCGCCGTGGGCGTGCACGGGGTTGCCCGCCGGGTCGGTGAACGTGGTGGCGTTGGTGACGGTCGCCGTGGCGGCGTGGGCCGTACCGGCCGGGCCGAGGAGGGAGCCGAGAAGGGAGAAGAGGACGGCACAGAGCGCAGTGAGCACCGTGAACGTCCCCGAGGGAGTGCGTCGCATGATCGCGTACCTCGTGGCTGTGGGGAGGGAGAAAAGGGGGAAGGCGATGCGGGGCGGCCGGACGCACCGGAGGGTGCGGGGAGCTGGCCGGGGGCGGAACGCGCACGCCGAGTCCTGGACGAGCGCCGGGTTTCGCGGAGGTGCCACCCTTCGATGTTCGCGTTAACACGAGCGCTTCGGTGGAGAGTCTGGGAGGGGCGAATCGGACTGTCAAGGAATCGGACGACATCCGCCGAGGGTTTGACCGACCCTCATGTTTGCGTCAACATGCACGGAGTACGGTTGCCCGCGCGCGCGGTCGGCCCCCAGCTCCCTGCGGAAGGTCGCGTGCGTGGTGACGGACAGGAAGACGAAGTCCCCGCGGTCGCGGCCTGCCCGGCAGTGGCCCTCCATGGCGGACGTCGCCACGATGGCGGGCGTCTCCTCGCAGACCGTGTCCCGCGTGGCGAACAACCGTGAGAACGTCGACGCGAACACCCGCGAGAAGGTGCTCTCAGCCATGCAGGAGCTCGGCTACCGTCCCAACACGGCGGCCCGCGCCCTGGTCACCGGCCGGTTCGGAGCCCTGGGCGTGGTCAGCTTCGACGTCGGCGCGCACGGCAACGCCCGCACCCTCGCCGCGATCGCCGACGCCGCCCACGAGGCCGACTTCTCCGTCAACTTCATGGGCGTACGGGCACAGACCGAGGCCGCGGTGCGGCGCGCGTTCCAGCACCTGATGCTGCAGTCCGTCGACGGCATCGTGCTCGTCGAGTCGCAGATGCTCGACACGCCCTCCCTCCGTCTCCCACCGTCGATGCCGGTGGTCGTGGCCGACGGCGACACCGGCCACCGCTACCCCCATGTCGACTTCGACCAGGCCCACGGCGCCCACAGCGTGGTGAGCCACCTCCTCGGCCTCGGGCACCGGACGGTCTGGCATCTGGCGGGCCCGCGCGACTCGTTCGCGGCGCGGCGGCGCGCCGAGTCCTGGCAGCGGACCCTGACGGCGGCGGGCGCGCCCGTACCCCCGGTGCTGTACGGGGACTGGTCGGCGGAGTCCGGCTACCGGGCGGGCCTCGGCATCGCCCGCCGCCGGGAGGTGACCGCCGTCTTCGCCGCCAACGACCAGATGGCGCTCGGGATGCTGCGGGCCCTGCGCGAGTCGGGGCGTGACGTGCCCGGGGACATCAGCGTGGCCGGGTTCGACGACATCGCCGAGGCCGCCTACCTCCATCCGCCGTTGACGACGGTGCACCAGGACTTCGAGGTGGTCGGCAGGCACTGCGTCTCGCTGCTGCTCGACCAGATCGAGGGACGCACGGACGGCCCCCGCCGCAGGGCGGTGGAACCGGTTCTGGTGGTCCGTTCGAGTACGGCCCCACCACCACCGGACACCTCGGCCTGAGCCCCCACACAGCCCTGCACCGAGCCGCCCCGCCGACCTCGACCAAGCCCCCACGCGCCGCCTCACCCGACCCGCCGACCTGGGCCTCACTCCCCCACGCGCCCCCTGACTCGACCTGCCACATCGACCTGAGCCGGCACACGGCCGTGCACCGACCCGCCGACCTCGACCAAGCCCCCGCACGACGCCTCACCCGACCCGCCGAGACCTCGACCGAGACCCCACACGCGACCCCCGACTCGACCCGCCACATCGACCTGTACCGGCACGCCGCCCCTCCCTCGCCCCGCCCCGACCGCGCCCCCGACCTCCCTCTCGGCCCACGCGGCCCACGCGCCACCACCTCGACCTCGCCCCCCGTACCGCCGCCAGAACGCGCAGGTCGCGGGCGTCGACGGCACCACCCTCCAGCTCGGCTTCCCTACCTCGACCGGCCCCTCGTCCCCGGGCCCTCCGGACCCCCCGGCGCCCCCGTGCTCGCCCGTTCCGTCAGGGTCGTCGGGACGAGGCGTACACCCGTCACCGTCTCCCCCCGCAGTTCGCGCAGCACCGCGTCCACGCACAACTCCCCCACCTGGGCGAAGTCCTGGCGCACGGTCGTCAGCGGCGGGATGAAGGAGGCCGCCTCCGCGATGTCGTCGAAGCCGACGACGCTCACGTCCTCGGGCACCCGCCGCCCCCGCTCGTGGAAGGCCCTGAGCACGCCGAGCGCCATCTGGTCGTTGGCAACGAACACCGCGCCGCAGTCGGGCTCGTCGGCGAGCCGCAGCCCCGCCTCGTATCCGGACTCGGGGGTCCAGTCCCCTCGGAGGACGGGCGGTACCTTCCGCCCCTCCTCGCGCAGGACGGCCTCCCAGGCCTCCGCGCGGCGGCCGGCCGCGAAGGACTCCTCGGGTCCCGCGACGTGCCACACGGTGGCGTGCCCGAGGTCGAGCAGGTGCCGCACCGCCGTGCGGGCGCCCTGCCGCTGGTCGGTGTCCACGACCGGGAAGCGGCCGGTGGCGTCGGAGTCCACCACGACCACCTTGACGTGCGGGGGCAGGGTGAGCGCGGCGGTGTCGAGGAGGTGGACCTCCATGATGAGCACGACGGCGTCGACGGCCAGTTCGTCGAGCCGGGTGAAGGCTCCCCTGACGTTGTCCTGGGTGGGCGCGTCGAGCGGGATGAGCGTGACGGCGTATCCCGCGCGGGAGGCCGATCCGGCGATGGCCTCAAGGGTGCGGACGTTGCCGGTGCTGGAGAGGCCCATGGTGATCACGCCGATGGCACGGAACTCGCCTCGCTTGAGGGCGCGGGCCGCGCTGTTGGGCCGGTAGCCCAGCTGTTTCATGGCGTCGAGGACCTTCGTGCGGGTGCTCTCGACGACGGCCGCGTCGCCGTTGGAGACGCGGGAGACCGTCTGCGAGGAGACCCCCGCGAGCTGGGCGACGTCCGCCATGGAGACCCGGCGCGGCCTGCCTCTCGCCCCTCGTGGGCCGCCGCCCCCGGCCGTCGTCGACCCACCGGCCGTGTTCTTCTCCGCCACCCGAATCCCTCTCATTCACCGCTGCTTCACGCTTGACGCCCCCCAGTGGGAGTGTCACCATCACGCTACCGATGATTACGTAAACATTTCTCGTCGGCCAGCCCTCGCGAGGCCGATTTCCGGCCGCCAGGCCCGCACATCTCGCTCCCCTCGCACCGTCTTCGTCTCTCCCGCTCCGCTCCCCGTCTCCGGACCCGCTCGGTCACCGACGCAAGGACCCCAGCCATGACGCTCCTGTCGACGCGCGCTACGGCAGCACCACCGCCCCGCCCACGAGCCCGCTTCCGTCTCCGCAAGGAGGCCCTCGTGGGCTGGGGATTCGCCGGCCCGTTCGTCGCGGTCTTCGGCCTCGTCTTCCTCGCGCCGATCGGATACGCGCTGTACCTGAGCCTCTTCCAGGACCGGCTCATCGGCGGCACCTCCTTCGTCGGGCTCGACAACTACGGCAAGGCACTCACCGACCCCCGCTTCTGGGAGGGTCTGACCCGGGTCGGCCTCTTCCTCCTGGTCCAGGTGCCGGTGATGCTGGGCATCGCCCTGCTCGTCGCCCTCGCGATCGACAGCGGCCGGCTCTACGGCAAGGCCTCCTTCCGCGTCTCGATCTTCCTCCCCTACGCCGTGCCCGCCGTCGTCGCCAGCCTCATCTGGGGCTTCATGTACGGCACGCGGTTCGGCCTCGTCGGGAACGTCAACGACGCGTTCGGGATCGCGCTGCCGGACCCGCTCTCCCCCTCCCTGGTCCTCGCCTCCATCGGCAACATCGTGACCTGGGAGTTCGTCGGGTACAACATGCTGATCTTCTACGCCGCCCTCAAGGTCGTGCCCCGCTCGCTCTACGAGGCCGCGGCGATCGACGGCGCCGGCGAGTGGCGGGTCGTCACCTCGATCAAACTGCCCGCGATCCGCAGCGCGCTCGTCATCGCCACGATCTTCTCGATCATCGGCAGCTTCCAGCTCTTCAACGAGCCGAGCATCCTGCAGAAGCTCGCTCCCAACGCCATCACCAGCGACTTCACCCCCAACCTCTACACCTACTCGCTGTCCTTCTCGGGCCAGCAGCACAACTACGCGGCGACCGTGGCGATCGTGATGGGTGTCCTCACCGCGATCATCGCCTACGCGGTCCAGCTGCGCGGCATGCGGAAGGGCTGAGCCGATGACCACCTCCCTCACCAGCACGGTCTCCGGATCCGGAACCCCATCCGCCGCCGGTTCGCCCGGCGCCGACACCGACGCGAAGGCCGGCACCCGCACCCTCACCCGCACCCGCACCC is part of the Streptomyces sp. NBC_00250 genome and harbors:
- a CDS encoding carbohydrate ABC transporter permease encodes the protein MTLLSTRATAAPPPRPRARFRLRKEALVGWGFAGPFVAVFGLVFLAPIGYALYLSLFQDRLIGGTSFVGLDNYGKALTDPRFWEGLTRVGLFLLVQVPVMLGIALLVALAIDSGRLYGKASFRVSIFLPYAVPAVVASLIWGFMYGTRFGLVGNVNDAFGIALPDPLSPSLVLASIGNIVTWEFVGYNMLIFYAALKVVPRSLYEAAAIDGAGEWRVVTSIKLPAIRSALVIATIFSIIGSFQLFNEPSILQKLAPNAITSDFTPNLYTYSLSFSGQQHNYAATVAIVMGVLTAIIAYAVQLRGMRKG
- a CDS encoding LacI family DNA-binding transcriptional regulator, which codes for MADVATMAGVSSQTVSRVANNRENVDANTREKVLSAMQELGYRPNTAARALVTGRFGALGVVSFDVGAHGNARTLAAIADAAHEADFSVNFMGVRAQTEAAVRRAFQHLMLQSVDGIVLVESQMLDTPSLRLPPSMPVVVADGDTGHRYPHVDFDQAHGAHSVVSHLLGLGHRTVWHLAGPRDSFAARRRAESWQRTLTAAGAPVPPVLYGDWSAESGYRAGLGIARRREVTAVFAANDQMALGMLRALRESGRDVPGDISVAGFDDIAEAAYLHPPLTTVHQDFEVVGRHCVSLLLDQIEGRTDGPRRRAVEPVLVVRSSTAPPPPDTSA
- a CDS encoding LacI family DNA-binding transcriptional regulator, with amino-acid sequence MADVAQLAGVSSQTVSRVSNGDAAVVESTRTKVLDAMKQLGYRPNSAARALKRGEFRAIGVITMGLSSTGNVRTLEAIAGSASRAGYAVTLIPLDAPTQDNVRGAFTRLDELAVDAVVLIMEVHLLDTAALTLPPHVKVVVVDSDATGRFPVVDTDQRQGARTAVRHLLDLGHATVWHVAGPEESFAAGRRAEAWEAVLREEGRKVPPVLRGDWTPESGYEAGLRLADEPDCGAVFVANDQMALGVLRAFHERGRRVPEDVSVVGFDDIAEAASFIPPLTTVRQDFAQVGELCVDAVLRELRGETVTGVRLVPTTLTERASTGAPGGPEGPGTRGRSR